Within the Candidatus Alcyoniella australis genome, the region CACAAAGTCGCGCACTACCGAAAAGCCCGCGGCCTCGACGTGAGACTGGACAGCATGTGAAATATCAAAGAGTCGATTCCCGACCAAGGCCTGCTCGATCCCTTTCCACAACGCCTCGCGCGTGGTTCGGATCAGGCGCAGCGCCTCGGGGCTCACTTCGCCAATCGGAATCGTGATCGCCGAATCGCCGTAGAATCCGTCAATCACCACACCGAAGTCAATGCTCAACAGGTCGCCATCGCGTAAAACACGATCTGCGCTCGGTATTCCGTGCACCACCTCGGAGTTGATCGAGGTGCACACCGAGCGCGGGTAGCCCTGGTAGCCCAGAAAGGCCGGCTTGGCCCCCGCGTCCTCGAGCATTCGCACCGCCTCGTCGTCCAGCTGCTGAGTGCTCATGCCAGGTTCGGCATACTCTCTCATCCGCTTGAGCACCCGACCGACGATCTGATTGGCGACCCGCATCTTCTCGATCTGCTCGCGGGTCTTCAACACGATCGTGGATGGACGCCCCATTACGAGGCCTCTAAATTTTCAAAGCAGCGTCGATCCGACCGGCGATGTCCTCGATGCCGCCCGCGCCCTCGATCGGACGCAGCTTGCTGCGCTCGCCGTAAAAGGCGATCAGCGGGCTGGTCTGTTCGTGGTACACGTTGAGCCTGGAGCGAATCGTCGTTTCCTGATCGTCGTCGCGCTGATACAGCTCGCCCTCACATTTGTCGCAGACACCCTGCTGCTTGGGCGGGCTGAAGGTCGCATGGTACATCGCGCCGCAACCGCGGCACGTCCAGCGGCCCGTAAGTCTGGTCATCAGGTCCTGGTCCGGAACCTCGATCGACACCACGTGGTCCAGGGCGATGCCCTTGTCGGCCAGCATCTGCTCCAGCGCCTCGGCCTGGGCCACTGTGCGCGGGAACCCGTCGAGAATAAAGCCCGGCTTGCAATCATCGGCATCGAGCCGCTCGTTGATCAGCCCGATCACAACCTGATCGGGAACCAGCTTGCCAGCGTCCATGTAGGACTTGGCCTCGCGACCCAGCTCGGTGCCCTCGCGCACCGCGGCGCGTAGCAGGTCTCCGGTGGAAATCTGCGGAATCCCCTGTTTTTTGACAATGAACTCGGCCTGAGTTCCCTTGCCTGCGCCCGGAGGTCCTAGAAGTATCAGTCTCATTGTTTCACCAATCCTATCTGCGGCCCTTGAACTTGCCCTTGCCACCGAGGAACCCGTCGTAGTGCCTGGTGAGCATGTGGCTCTCGATCTGCGAAATGGTGTCCAGGCCCACGCCGACCACGATCAACAGCGCGGTGCCGCCGAAGTAGAACGGCACTTGGAAACGCTGGATCAGAATCGTCGGCAGTACACAGATCGCAGAAACGTAGATCGATCCGCCGAGGGTGATCCTGGTCAGAATACGGTCGATGTAGTCCGCCGTGCGTTTACCCGGCCGGATACCTGGAATATATGCGCCCGACT harbors:
- the map gene encoding type I methionyl aminopeptidase, encoding MGRPSTIVLKTREQIEKMRVANQIVGRVLKRMREYAEPGMSTQQLDDEAVRMLEDAGAKPAFLGYQGYPRSVCTSINSEVVHGIPSADRVLRDGDLLSIDFGVVIDGFYGDSAITIPIGEVSPEALRLIRTTREALWKGIEQALVGNRLFDISHAVQSHVEAAGFSVVRDFVGHGIGQAMHEPPQIPNFGDPGRGVRLRPGMVLAVEPMVNIGSWEIEVLGDGWTAVTRDGSLSAHFEHTFAITDQGPDVLSLVD
- a CDS encoding adenylate kinase is translated as MRLILLGPPGAGKGTQAEFIVKKQGIPQISTGDLLRAAVREGTELGREAKSYMDAGKLVPDQVVIGLINERLDADDCKPGFILDGFPRTVAQAEALEQMLADKGIALDHVVSIEVPDQDLMTRLTGRWTCRGCGAMYHATFSPPKQQGVCDKCEGELYQRDDDQETTIRSRLNVYHEQTSPLIAFYGERSKLRPIEGAGGIEDIAGRIDAALKI